AATGCCCAGCTCTTCCGCGGCCCGGAAGACTTCTTCATCCGAGTCACGCATCTCAATCGTGGTGCCATCGGTGGAAAGGACTTCCACGTTCAGGCACAGCGACTGCATTTCCTTGATAAGAACCTTGAAGGATTCCGGGATACCGGGCTCCGGGATGTTCTCTCCCTTGACGATCGCCTCGTAAACCTTCACGCGGCCGTGAATATCATCGGACTTGATCGTCAGCAGTTCCTGCAGGGTGTAAGCGGCACCGTAAGCTTCCAGGGCCCAAACTTCCATCTCACCGAAACGCTGTCCACCGAACTGGGCCTTACCGCCCAAGGGCTGCTGGGTGATCATGGAGTAGGGGCCGGTGGAGCGGGCGTGAATCTTGTCATCCACCAAGTGGTGAAGCTTCAAGATGTACATGTAGCCCACGGAAACCGGGTCCGGGAACGGCTCACCGGAGCGGCCGTCGAACAGAAGCGTCTTACCCGAGGAATCGATCAGGCGTTCGCCGTCACGAGTCACGTTCGTGGAATCGAGCAGGCCAGTGATCTCTTCATCACGGGCACCGTCGAACACGGGAGTGGCAACGTTGGTCTGACCGCTTTCACGCGGCAGGTTCGGCAAGTTCTTAACCCAGTCCGGATCGCCCTCGATCTTCCAACCGGTCTTGGCAACCCAACCCAGGTGAATTTCCAGCACCTGGCCCACGTTCATTCGACCCGGAACACCCAAGGGGTTCAAGACGATGTCAACGGGGGTGCCGTCGGCAAGGAAGGGCATGTCCTCGATCGGGAGGATCTTGGAGATGACGCCCTTGTTGCCGTGACGGCCGGCCAGCTTGTCACCATCGGTGATCTTGCGCTTGTTGGCAACGTACACACGAACCAGCTGGTTCACGCCGGGAGGCAGATCGTCGTCGGAGTCACGGTCAAAGACGCGAACGCCAATGACAGTTCCGGACTCGCCGTGGGGAACCTTCAAGGAAGTGTCGCGAACTTCACGGCTCTTCTCTCCGAAGATGGCACGGAGCAAGCGCTCTTCCGGGGTCAGCTCGGTTTCACCCTTGGGGGTGACCTTGCCTACCAGGATGTCGCCGGCTTCAACTTCTGCACCGATGTGGATGATGCCGCGCTCGTCCAGGCCAGCCAGGATTTCCTCGGAAACGTTCGGGATATCCCGGGTGATTTCCTCGGCACCAAGCTTGGTGTCGCGAGCGTCGATCTCATGCTCTTCAATGTGGATGGAGGAAAGCACATCTTCGGCAACAATGCGCTGCGAAAGGATAATGGCATCCTCGTAGTTGTGACCTTCCCAGGACATGAAAGCGACCAGAAGGTTCTTACCCAAGGCAAGCTCGCCCATGTCCGTTGCCGGACCGTCAGCGATGATGCCGCCAACTTCCAGGCGCTGGCCCTCAGAAGCCAAGACACGCTGGTTGTAGGCTGTGCCCTGGTTAGAGCGTTGGTACTTGGCGATCGGGTAGTTCGTCTCGGTGCCATCGTCGTTCAACATCACCACGATGTCTGCCGAGACCTCGGAGACTACACCTGCCTTCTTGGCGATGACAACGTCACCGGCGTCAACAGCAGTGGCGCGCTCCATGCCGGTTCCCACGAACGGGGCCTCGGACCGGACCAGCGGCACAGCCTGACGCTGCATGTTCGCACCCATCAAGGCGCGGTTGGCATCGTCATGCTCAAGGAACGGGATAAGGGCCGTAGCCACCGACACCATCTGGCGCGGGGACACGTCCATGTACTCGACCTCGTTGGCAGGGATCAGTACGGGCTCGCCGCCACCACCGCGCTGGCGGACCAGAACGGATTCCTCGGAGAAGTGGTTATCATCGTTCAACGGAGCGTTTGCCTGGGCAATAACTACGTCAACCTCATCATCGGCTGTCAGGTAATCAACCTCGTCGGAAACGAAGCCGTCCTTGACACGACGGTAAGGGGTTTCGATGAAACCGAACGGGTTGATACGTCCGTAGGAAGCCAATGAACCGATCAGACCAATGTTCGGGCCTTCCGGGGTCTCAATGGGGCACATACGGCCGTAGTGCGACGGGTGAACATCTCGGACTTCCATGCCTGCGCGGTCACGGGACAAACCGCCCGGGCCCAGCGCGGACAAGCGACGCTTGTGTGTCAGGCCGGCCAGCGGGTTATTCTGATCCATGAACTGTGACAGCTGGGACGTTCCGAAGAACTCCTTGATGGCAGCCACAACGGGACGGATGTTGATCAGTGTCTGCGGCGTGATGGCCTCGACGTCCTGCGTGGTCATGCGTTCGCGGACGACGCGCTCCATGCGGGAAAGGCCCGTGCGGACCTGGTTCTCGATGAGCTCGCCCACGGCGCGGATACGACGGTTTCCGAAGTGGTCGATGTCGTCGACGTCGACACGGAGGTCAACCTCGGCGCCGTCGCGCCTGCCCTTGGTGGTCTTGCCGCCAGCGTGCAAGGTGACCAAGTACTTGATCATGGCGACGATGTCGTCCACGCTCAGCACTGATGCCTTTTCATCGCTCAACGGCAGATCGATGCCCAGCTTGCGGTTGATCTTGTAACGGCCAACCTTCGCCAAGTCGTAGCGCTTGGAGTTGAAGTACAAGTTGTGCAGCAGCGCGTCGGCGGCGTCAACTGTCGGCGGCTCGCCCGGACGCAACTTGCGGTAGATATCCAAAAGCGCGTCTTCGCGACCGGTGGTCGCATCCTTTTCCAAGGTTGCACGGATGGAGTCGAACTCGCCGAACTCCTCCAGAATCTGGCCTTCGGTCCAGCCGAGGGCCTTCAACAGCACGGTGACCGACTGCTTGCGCTTGCGGTCAAGGCGAACGCCAACCTGGTCCCGCTTGTCAATCTCCAGTTCGAACCATGCACCACGCGAGGGGATGATCTTAGCGGTGAAGATTTCCTTGTCACTGGTCTTGTCCGCGGTGCGCTCAAAGTAAGCACCCGGGGAACGGACCAGCTGGGACACAACAACACGCTCGGTGCCGTTGATGACGAACGTGCCCTTGTTGGTCATGAGCGGGAAATCGCCCATAAACACGGTCTGTTGCTTGATTTCGCCCGTGAGGTTGTTCATGAACTCAGCCTTGACGTACAGCGGCGCGGCGTATGTGGCGTCGCGGTCCTTGCACTCATCAACTGTGAACTTGGGGTCGGCGAACTCCGGTTCCGTAAAGGACAGGGACATGGTGCCCTGAAAGTCCTCAATCGGGGAGATCTCTTCGAAGATGTCAGACAGTCCGGAGGTGACGGCCACACTGTCATCGCCAGCGTTCACGGCGGTTTCCATGCGGTTCTGCCAGCGCTCGTTGCCAACGAGCCAGTCAAAGCTCTCGGTCTGGAGTGCAAGCAGATTCGGCACGTCAAGCGGCTCGTGAATCTTTGCGAATGAGATGCGACGCGTAGCACCATCAGTGCTGTTTGAATCGATAGCGGTTGCAGCGTTATTTACATTAGAGGTGCTCGA
This region of Arthrobacter alpinus genomic DNA includes:
- the rpoB gene encoding DNA-directed RNA polymerase subunit beta; this translates as MVASSTSNVNNAATAIDSNSTDGATRRISFAKIHEPLDVPNLLALQTESFDWLVGNERWQNRMETAVNAGDDSVAVTSGLSDIFEEISPIEDFQGTMSLSFTEPEFADPKFTVDECKDRDATYAAPLYVKAEFMNNLTGEIKQQTVFMGDFPLMTNKGTFVINGTERVVVSQLVRSPGAYFERTADKTSDKEIFTAKIIPSRGAWFELEIDKRDQVGVRLDRKRKQSVTVLLKALGWTEGQILEEFGEFDSIRATLEKDATTGREDALLDIYRKLRPGEPPTVDAADALLHNLYFNSKRYDLAKVGRYKINRKLGIDLPLSDEKASVLSVDDIVAMIKYLVTLHAGGKTTKGRRDGAEVDLRVDVDDIDHFGNRRIRAVGELIENQVRTGLSRMERVVRERMTTQDVEAITPQTLINIRPVVAAIKEFFGTSQLSQFMDQNNPLAGLTHKRRLSALGPGGLSRDRAGMEVRDVHPSHYGRMCPIETPEGPNIGLIGSLASYGRINPFGFIETPYRRVKDGFVSDEVDYLTADDEVDVVIAQANAPLNDDNHFSEESVLVRQRGGGGEPVLIPANEVEYMDVSPRQMVSVATALIPFLEHDDANRALMGANMQRQAVPLVRSEAPFVGTGMERATAVDAGDVVIAKKAGVVSEVSADIVVMLNDDGTETNYPIAKYQRSNQGTAYNQRVLASEGQRLEVGGIIADGPATDMGELALGKNLLVAFMSWEGHNYEDAIILSQRIVAEDVLSSIHIEEHEIDARDTKLGAEEITRDIPNVSEEILAGLDERGIIHIGAEVEAGDILVGKVTPKGETELTPEERLLRAIFGEKSREVRDTSLKVPHGESGTVIGVRVFDRDSDDDLPPGVNQLVRVYVANKRKITDGDKLAGRHGNKGVISKILPIEDMPFLADGTPVDIVLNPLGVPGRMNVGQVLEIHLGWVAKTGWKIEGDPDWVKNLPNLPRESGQTNVATPVFDGARDEEITGLLDSTNVTRDGERLIDSSGKTLLFDGRSGEPFPDPVSVGYMYILKLHHLVDDKIHARSTGPYSMITQQPLGGKAQFGGQRFGEMEVWALEAYGAAYTLQELLTIKSDDIHGRVKVYEAIVKGENIPEPGIPESFKVLIKEMQSLCLNVEVLSTDGTTIEMRDSDEEVFRAAEELGIDLSRAEPNSVEEV